One segment of Babesia bigemina genome assembly Bbig001, chromosome : II DNA contains the following:
- a CDS encoding syntaxin binding protein, putative, with protein MSLKAAAKERLLWAIRQVVVPFGRVVMLVDQHSLRVVSACCTVSELLDEGVDLVELITKRRQPMKKKVAVYLLSEDMRSVEHFLEDFKPRSEKYKSAFLMFNCHLDDDLALRKIAEEVDTGRVLGCVELHLNFIAYEERVFHGNMGFTLLSLYPTHIGSIAKSIASRLASLCSVLGSMPQIRYQAVASGLPQLVAKATSELIMATADEVARKPGDVLLVLDRSIDPVPLHIHEYTYQAFVYDVLRIPCCSDPVEQRKDDVWEFDYVACTGKRENRGVMLSGQTDVLWTRFKHLHIQKVNEVISEEVEKFAGEAANGALNNAKNTREVLKAVRELPKTRYLVEKYYAHITLTERSFEQLEAKNLVKVGELEQDLATNVDRNGNKLSHTKALQQLNTLLEDVGIDDETKMRLILLYVSVYRNVTQTHVAELLTTARLSSLDATVVEKFVELGLGSVATPSGAAISPRSASSSKVSHRLHDKCDAHTYYKKHARGGEYELSRYMPDIMHVIGRVVSGTLEDDKFPRVQTDAADKQQSPRGGRVIVYIVGGITFSEMRTIYDMAEKMQADLYLGGDSILVPSNVLENMKHAFSAVEKA; from the exons ATGTCACTCAAGGCCGCAGCCAAAGAAC GCCTGTTATGGGCGATCCGGCAGGTCGTCGTCCCGTTTGGGCGTGTTGTTATGTTGGTTGACCAGCACAGCCTACGCGTAGTATCGGCGTGCTGCACGGTCAGCGAACTGCTGGATGAAGGCGTTGACCTCGTTGAACTCATCACTAAGAGGCGGCAGCCGATGAAAAAAAAGGTGGCTGTCTACTTGctcagcgaggacatgagATCTGTCGAGCACTTCCTCGAGGACTTCAAACCACGCTCCGAAAAATACAAGTCGGCGTTTTTAATGTTCAACTGCCACCTAGATGACGACCTCGCGCTGCGCAAGATTGCAGAGGAGGTAGACACAGGCCGAGTGCTCGGATGCGTAGAGCTACATCTCAACTTCATCGCATACGAGGAACGTGTCTTCCATGGAAACATGGGATTCACGTTGTTGAGCCTCTACCCAACCCACATAGGCAGTATCGCAAAATCCATCGCTTCGAGGTTGGCGTCACTATGCTCAGTGCTCGGAAGCATGCCGCAAATCAGGTATCAGGCAGTGGCGAGCGGACTCCCGCAGCTCGTCGCAAAAGCTACTTCTGAGCTTATAATGGCTACAGCTGATGAGGTGGCACGTAAGCCGGGTGACGTGTTGCTTGTGCTTGATAGGTCCATCGACCCTGTGCCATTGCACATCCATGAGTACACGTACCAGGCATTTGTGTACGACGTCTTGCGTATACCCTGTTGTAGCGATCCGGTCGAGCAGAGAAAGGACGACGTATGGGAGTTCGACTATGTAGCCTGCACTGGGAAACGCGAAAATCGTGGAGTTATGTTATCCGGTCAGACGGACGTGCTGTGGACGCGATTCAAACATCTGCATATTCAAAAGGTCAACGAGGTGATATCGGAGGAGGTCGAGAAGTTTGCTGGTGAAGCAGCCAACGGCGCACTGAACAATGCCAAAAACACACGCGAAGTGTTGAAAGCTGTAAGAGAACTTCCGAAGACGCGGTATTTGGTGGAAAAGTACTACGCGCATATTACGCTGACAGAACGTTCGTTCGAGCAGCTTGAAGCCAAGAATCTCGTTAAGGTCGGCGAACTCGAGCAGGACCTTGCCACCAACGTCGACCGTAATGGCAACAAACTGAGCCATACGAAGGCGCTTCAACAACTCAACACTCTCCTTGAGGATGTAGGAATTGACGACGAAACCAAGATGAGGCTCATCTTGTTGTACGTTTCTGTTTACCGAAACGTCACGCAAACCCATGTTGCCGAACTGCTGACGACTGCCCGCCTTTCGAGCCTTGACGCAACTGTCGTTGAAAAGTTTGTAGAACTTGGCTTGGGTTCGGTGGCAACACCTTCGGGGGCAGCTATTTCACCACGATCTGCCTCATCGAGTAAGGTATCCCACCGGCTACACGACAAATGCGACGCACATACATATTACAAAAAGCACGCCAGAGGAGGAGAGTACGAACTATCACGATACATGCCCGATATCATGCATGTTATAGGACGAGTGGTTTCCGGTACGCTAGAAGACGATAAGTTCCCCAGAGTGCAGACGGACGCTGCGGATAAACAGCAAAGTCCGAGAGGTGGCCGCGTCATAGTTTACATCGTAGGTGGAATAACCTTCTCCGAAATGAGAACTATCTACGACATGGCCGAAAAGATGCAGGCAGATCTCTACCTCGGGGGAGATTCCATCCTTGTGCCAAGTAACGTCTTAGAGAACATGAAGCACGCATTCTCTGCCGTGGAGAAAGCCTAG
- a CDS encoding Lipase maturation factor 1: MALVRRDSADEPRVYSLGSGDVSPYTACNYEYPADQQADLLIARQEAESAKENSYNICRGIFLRALACVYFLSFLGHFNQDVGLIGQDGVWPAVVHMADLASSKRGVFLPDVSAFLPICDTCIRVIPIVGMALSLLVGVTGMASVALCLMLWFCKLALIALRSTLPTHNADLLLLEAGFIAIFLLSPFSLLEKPDKHWEVPMACRWAYRLLVYRIMFCSGLSKIRGSAHWADGTAFKYLLLDVPLPNPLTHLFFNLLDAQPLLNAFATNALLFVECVASIFLLVSARACRVVGGCVALNYALFMNCIGNFGTFYMLLGACTLFCFDDATLQTLWKNSFHKIWKLYKDDEGDEVAPVSPLQQVSDDVEEQSSDQEANETFGSKLVNAVTYRAKKKYIRDALFSNDSFGMTWTQEQHIYTQRIIQLVIVFITAIVAANIVIGRSNVGLKALLIFCLALIIHVQCDSIGTHEIYITAAGTLFALHMWLVLEFMTAGFSVWSFWLWIGVTELQLGLCHTKRKLYTMCSYILQSVIALVICCYAMPLLIRSAKYNSAVAGIKAPLGIVNSYDGFGVLPDQRYELVVQGTDEPVVTAATKWKQYELPCAPGDTTRMPLMVPGYTFELDNLIHDFASQGAHPEPTAVPRFMLELLRALLHNKPAATALFRSNPFQKGAPKFVRVMQYAYGFANSKEDGWYVRFPHTQLVPPLTLEHRTSHAEHAGAKHADKAHKSPAHVMQHLAASRHPATVLHVVHDMPPARNIRGVPLELADAFTQNTPPTDSLMLTRV, from the coding sequence ATGGCGCTTGTGCGAAGAGACTCTGCTGATGAACCGCGCGTATACTCGTTAGGTAGCGGGGACGTTAGCCCGTATACCGCGTGTAACTACGAGTACCCGGCCGACCAGCAGGCTGACTTGTTGATCGCGAGGCAAGAAGCGGAGAGTGCCAAGGAGAACTCCTACAACATTTGCAGGGGCATATTTCTACGTGCTCTCGCGTGTGTATATTTCTTATCCTTTCTGGGACACTTTAATCAAGATGTGGGACTGATCGGACAGGATGGTGTGTGGCCAGCCGTTGTGCATATGGCCGACTTGGCGAGCAGTAAACGGGGGGTGTTCTTGCCGGACGTTTCAGCTTTCCTGCCAATATGCGACACCTGTATCCGTGTGATTCCCATCGTTGGCATGGCACTCAGCCTGCTCGtgggagtcactggcatgGCAAGTGTGGCGCTGTGTCTCATGCTCTGGTTCTGCAAGCTCGCGTTGATCGCCCTTAGGTCCACACTCCCAACGCACAATGCAGACTTGCTCTTGCTGGAAGCGGGCTTTATCGCCATATTCCTGCTCTCGCCGTTCTCGCTCCTTGAAAAGCCGGACAAGCATTGGGAGGTGCccatggcatgcaggtGGGCATACCGCTTGCTGGTGTACCGCATCATGTTCTGCTCCGGTCTATCCAAAATACGCGGAAGCGCACACTGGGCCGATGGAACAGCTTTCAAGTATTTGCTGCTGGATGTGCCCCTCCCTAACCCTTTGACGCACCTCTTCTTCAATCTGTTGGACGCACAGCCGCTGCTCAACGCCTTTGCCACCAACGCGTTGTTGTTCGTCGAATGCGTCGCCTCGATATTTTTGCTAGTGAGCGCGCGTGCCTGCAGGGTCGTTGGTGGATGCGTCGCGCTTAATTACGCGCTCTTTATGAATTGCATCGGAAACTTCGGGACCTTCTACATGCTGCTGGGAGCCTGCACGCTATTCTGCTTCGATGACGCAACACTTCAAACCCTATGGAAAAACAGTTTTCACAAGATATGGAAGCTGTAtaaggatgatgagggtgacGAAGTTGCTCCTGTTTCGCCCCTGCAGCAGGTGTCTGATGACGTTGAAGAGCAGAGTAGCGACCAAGAGGCGAACGAGACTTTCGGTTCCAAGTTGGTCAACGCCGTGACCTACAGGGCGAAGAAAAAGTACATAAGGGACGCGCTATTCTCCAATGATTCATTTGGTATGACCTGGACGCAGGAACAGCACATTTACACGCAACGTATCATACAGCTCGTAATCGTCTTCATTACGGCGATCGTAGCAGCGAATATCGTAATAGGGAGGTCAAACGTGGGCCTAAAGGCGCTACTCATATTCTGtctcgccctcatcatccacGTCCAATGCGACTCCATCGGAACGCACGAAATATacatcaccgccgccggcacgctaTTCGCATTGCATATGTGGTTGGTGCTGGAATTCATGACCGCCGGATTCAGCGTGTGGAGCTTCTGGCTGTGGATAGGAGTTACTGAATTGCAACTGGGACTCTGTCACACCAAGCGCAAGCTCTATACCATGTGCAGCTACATACTGCAATCTGTGATTGCGCTGGTTATATGCTGCTACGCCATGCCGTTGCTCATTCGCTCGGCCAAATATAACAGCGCGGTGGCCGGAATAAAGGCGCCCCTCGGTATAGTTAACAGCTATGACGGTTTTGGGGTGCTCCCCGACCAGCGGTATGAGCTCGTCGTACAGGGCACTGACGAGCCCGTTGTGACGGCCGCCACTAAGTGGAAGCAATACGAGCTGCCTTGCGCACCAGGAGATACCACACGAATGCCTCTAATGGTGCCCGGATACACTTTCGAGCTGGACAACTTAATCCATGATTTCGCAAGCCAAGGCGCACATCCAGAACCCACGGCTGTGCCAAGGTTCATGTTGGAGCTCTTACGTGCGTTACTTCACAACAAGCCTGCAGCCACGGCGCTGTTCCGCAGCAATCCCTTCCAAAAGGGTGCGCCCAAATTCGTCAGGGTAATGCAGTATGCCTACGGATTTGCAAACTCAAAGGAGGACGGGTGGTATGTGCGCTTCCCGCATACGCAACTCGTGCCCCCGCTTACGTTGGAGCACCGTACGTCGCACGCGGAACACGCCGGGGCTAAACATGCTGATAAGGCGCACAAGAGCCCTGCCCATGTGATGCAACACCTCGCTGCgtcacgccaccctgcGACGGTGTTGCACGTTGTGCATGACATGCCTCCCGCGAGAAACATTCGCGGCGTCCCTCTGGAGCTGGCGGACGCGTTTACGCAAAACACGCCGCCCACTGACTCTCTCATGCTTACCCGAGTGTAA
- a CDS encoding HSDA/SDA1-RELATED protein,putative, translating into MEGLENLILRIKREPEAHREDFFRKWEEFVAALAVLKLTPHLYNATAMALLNFVAQVGRSGCQIIACQSVSFYCGPQQTNIDIRCVPSNAADSTGLSASGKGSQSVVENAQRVTGASSGVSLGVENGAANAADAPGPELGRDLCMMLIDFVKSHRKRINGKTLKQVISTTFLLRSKRLVDIFTIFPEWLALLDLDDRDVRRRLFVFIVRDLTIVSQQVKDARLTRAVQRLFFDFLKAKSIQVQLLTCCICVEMHKRRVWRDSQTVNNIAQCALASNLKLVLAGAHFLLGTKNHLDVAFSALEDIEEEIAALEDLNKQQQHPGFGAHSKKTEGRQNRLARTKKHVEKQLERRKRRLQLCAVREFAAIDDLHDPQKFTDRLFERCRNKDVTFGAKLILLQLVSILIARHRLMVPNFYGFMLKYINHKQKLVTKILAISAQAVHPDMPTDLLEPLIKQIMDQFVSEDRANEVITVGINTLREIAARAPCLFAKETIGQIVEFRHIKNKAVAMATKSFINLYREQAPEMLHPTLRGREAGTQLTQAKKEKTGTASQKFSSTYILSQEDFKRKKYMGPDEAEAGQSGSGSDHDDDDEEIGASEDEYDSNAEGSDEESEEMDSSEEDVGSESDAWVSDSEEESESEEGDSSEQRDKRGTASGSHPKRKPGRETDDDESEDSDEDEDSEAERIKINPNDLAYGSKRKRVAAESRKEAALARMERKKRRTAAESRAGNKQSTTNRVKARNKPVLMTMQSKRIVGKQTMNIAEKMANLKRHLKSLKKGNMKYKKRRQ; encoded by the exons ATGGAAGGTCTCGAAAATCTGATCCTGCGGATCAAGCGGGAACCCGAGGCGCACCGTGAGGACTTCTTCCGAAAATGGGAGGAGTTCGTGGCGGCCCTAGCGGTGCTGAAGTTAACGCCGCATCTCTACAATGCCACGGccatggcgctgctgaaCTTTGTTGCCCAGGTAGGCCGGAGTGGTTGCCAAATCATAGCGTGTCAGTCCGTGTCATTCTACTGTGGGCCGCAGCAGACCAATATAGACATCCGATGCGTGCCGTCTAACGCAGCAGATTCCACGGGGCTCTCCGCTTCGGGGAAAGGCTCTCAAAGCGTCGTCGAAAACGCTCAAAGGGTCACAGGCGCAAGCAGTGGCGTCAGTCTGGGGGTGGAGAATGGAGCTGCAAACGCTGCGGATGCACCAGGCCCCGAACTGGGACGCGATCTGTGCATGATGCTCATCGATTTTGTTAAATCACATCGCAAGCGCATAAACGGGAAGACGCTCAAACAGGTTATCAGCACCACATTTCTATTGAGAAGCAAGCGCCTGGTCGACATATTCAC CATATTTCCGGAGTGGCTCGCTCTGCTCGACCTCGACGACCGCGATGTGCGCCGAAGACTCTTCGTATTTATCGTCCGCGATCTCACGATCGTATCGCAACAAGTGAAGGATGCCAGG TTAACTAGGGCCGTGCAACGGCTGTTTTTCGACTTCCTCAAGGCCAAGAGCATCCAGGTGCAGCTTCTGACGTGCTGCATATGCGTCGAGATGCACAAGAGGAGGGTTTGGCGGGATAGCCAGACGGTGAACAACATTGCACAGTGCGCTCTTGCGTCAAACCTCAAACTGGTGCTGGCTGGCGCGCATTTTCTGCTCGGTACCAAAAACCATTTGGACGTGGCTTTTTCGGCCTTGGAGGATATAGAGGAAGAAATCGCGGCGCTTGAGGACCTCAACaaacagcagcagcaccctGGGTTTGGAGCGCACTCTAAGAAGACAGAAGGACGGCAAAACCGCCTAGCTCGAACGAAGAAACATGTGGAGAAACAGCTGGAACGTCGCAAACGGCGTCTGCAGTTGTGTGCGGTTCGGGAATTTGCGGCGATTGACGACCTGCATGATCCGCAAAAGTTCACCGACCGGCTGTTCGAGCGCTGCAGGAACAAGGATGTGACTTTCGGTGCCAAGCTCATACTGCTCCAGTTAGTCAGCATTTTGATCGCACGCCACCGCCTCATGGTGCCAAACTTCTACGGGTTCATGCTGAAATACATCAACCACAAACAGAAGCTCGTGACCAAAATCCTGGCGATATCGGCGCAGGCAGTTCACCCCGATATGCCTACTGACCTCCTGGAACCTCTGATAAAACAGATTATGGATCAATTCGTGAGTGAAGACCGTGCAAATGAAGTTATAACTGTCGGAATTAATACCTTACGCGAGATAGCTGCTAGGGCGCCGTGCTTGTTCGCCAAGGAGACCATCGGACAGATTGTGGAGTTCAGACATATAAAGAATAAAG CTGTTGCAATGGCGACCAAGTCGTTTATAAACCTCTACCGAGAACAGGCGCCGGAGATGCTGCACCCGACCCTTAGAGGGCGTGAAGCCGGCACCCAGCTCACCCAAGCCAAGAAGGAGAAAACCGGAACCGCATCTCAAAAGTTCAGCAGCACCTACATCCTATCGCAAGAAGACTTCAAGCGCAAAAAATACATGGGCCCTGATGAGGCAGAAGCTGGTCAATCCGGGTCGGGCAGTGACCatgacgatgacgacgaagaGATCGGCGCAAGCGAAGACGAGTACGACTCCAATGCCGAGGGCAGTGATGAGGAGTCCGAGGAGATGGATTCGTCGGAGGAGGACGTTGGTTCCGAGAGCGACGCGTGGGTATCAGACTCAGAAGAGGAGAGTGAGAGCGAAGAGGGCGATAGCAGCGAGCAGCGCGATAAGCGAGGCACGGCATCCGGCAGTCACCCCAAGCGTAAACCAGGTCGCGAAACCGATGACGATGAAAGCGAAGACAGCGACGAGGACGAAGATTCCGAGGCTGAGCGTATTAAGATCAACCCCAACGATCTAGCATATGGGTCAAAACGCAAACGCGTCGCCGCAGAAAGCCGCAAAGAAGCTGCGTTGGCCAGGATGGAACGCAAGAAACGGCGCACAGCTGCGGAAAGTCGTGCGGGAAACAAGCAGAGCACCACCAACCGCGTTAAAGCGCGAAACAAGCCGGTGCTGATGACCATGCAGAGCAAACGAATAGTGGGGAAGCAGACAATGAACATCGCGGAGAAGATGGCAAATCTGAAGCGCCACCTAAAgtcgttgaagaagggAAACATGAAATACAAAAAGCGTAGACAGTGA
- a CDS encoding thiodoxin reductase, putative, which translates to MRRTSLLAFLASAAPRVLVSWSYLVMRPRFAHASPLQMSSNGGPSSSLAYNFSTSTVGSDAAVSKEPMDNGVYDFAVIGGGCGGLAAAKEAASLGAKTILFDYVRPSPRGTTWGLGGTCVNVGCIPKKLMHYAGILGHSSHDREALGWGNHEGPHDWGRLVNTVQNYIKMLNFSYRSGLMSKNVEYVNAMASLADKNTVTYTDKKGEKHQIKAKNVLIAIGARPTIPSDVKGAWDYSITSDDLMSRKEPVGKTLIVGGSFVALECAGFLTSMGYDVTVAVRSLILRGFDRQCADKVQELMLATGTKFKNGVVPQAITKLENGRLYIEFTDGSSDEFDTLMYATGRSVSSRMQKELSDVGIKFSEYGKIIAEDGKTSVEGVYAVGDVVEGNPALAPVAVKDGELLARRIFGNSDKKLDLNYIPMCVFTPYEYARCGISEETASKLYGEDFDVYLKEYTTLEFAAVHREKVESLRADEFDVDMPPTCLSKMICKKDGTVVGLHFVGPNAGEIMQGLCMAVRKGITKEEIDDTIGIHPTDAESFVNLTVTKKSGESWVASQGCGGGRCG; encoded by the exons ATGAGAAGAACGTCGCTTCTAGCCTTCCTCGCGTCCGCCGCGCCGCGTGTGTTGGTGTCGTGGTCCTACCTCGTGATGCGTCCACGTTTCGCGCACGCGTCCCCACTTCAAATGTCAAGCAACGGGGGCCCTAGTTCATCTCTCGCGTATAATTTCTCTACTTCTACGGTTGGAAGTGACGCTGCCGTCAGCAAGGAGCCGATGGACAACGGTGTGTACGACTTCGCCGTCATTGGCGGAGGTTGCGGTGGATTGGCCGCCGCTAAGGAGGCTGCCAGCTTGGGAGCGAAGACGATTCTATTTGATTATGTGCGCCCTTCTCCGCGTGGCACAACTTGGGGTCTCGGCGGTACCTGTGTGAATGTCGGCTGTATCCCGAAGAAGTTGATGCACTATGCTGGCATTTTGGGCCACTCGTCGCATGATCGTGAGGCGCTTGGTTGGGGCAACCATGAGGGTCCGCACGATTGGGGCCGTCTTGTTAAC ACCGTGCAGAACTACATCAAGATGCTCAACTTTTCCTACCGCTCGGGTCTCATGTCGAAAAACGTCGAATACGTCAACGCCATGGCGAGCCTTGCCGATAAAAACACGGTGACATACACCGACAAGAAGGGGGAGAAGCATCAGATCAAGGCCAAGAATGTGCTGATCGCTATCGGAGCGCGTCCCACCATCCCCAGCGATGTGAAGGGTGCATGGGACTACTCAATCACCTCTGACGATTTAATGAGCAGGAAGGAGCCCGTCGGCAAGACTCTTATCGTGGGCGGTTCGTTCGTTGCTCTGGAGTGCGCCGGCTTCCTCACCTCGATGGGTTACGACGTCACCGTCGCCGTCCGTTCTCTTATACTTAGAGGCTTCGACCGCCAGTGTGCGGACAAGGTCCAGGAGCTTATGTTGGCGACTGGCACCAAGTTCAAGAACGGAGTTGTGCCGCAAGCCATCACCAAACTCGAGAATGGGAGACTATACATCGAATTCACCGATGGCAGCTCTGACGAATTTGACACGCTGATGTACGCTACCGGCCGTTCTGTGTCCTCAAGGATGCAAAAGGAGCTCAGCGACGTGGGCATCAAATTCAGCGAGTACGGCAAAATCATTGCCGAGGATGGCAAGACCTCTGTGGAGGGCGTGTACGCCGTCGGTGACGTGGTGGAGGGCAACCCTGCTCTCGCACCGGTGGCCGTTAAGGACGGTGAACTGCTTGCCCGCAGGATCTTCGGCAACTCAGACAAGAAG CTTGATCTGAACTACATTCCCATGTGTGTCTTCACGCCGTACGAATACGCGCGGTGTGGAATTTCGGAGGAGACAGCCTCCAAATTGTACGGGGAAGACTTTGATGTCTACCTGAAGGAGTACACGACTCTGGAGTTTGCGGCTGTTCACCGCGAGAAGGTAGAGAGCTTGCGCGCTGACGAGTTCGACGTCGACATGCCGCCTACTTGCCTGTCCAAAATGATCTGCAAGAAGGACGGTACCGTCGTCGGCTTGCACTTCGTCGGCCCTAACGCCGGCGAAATAATGCAGGGCCTCTGTATGGCTGTGCGCAAGGGAATCACCAAAGAGGAGATTGACGACACCATCGGTATCCACCCGACTGACGCTGAGAGCTTCGTAAATCTCACTGTCACGAAGAAATCCGGCGAGTCATGGGTGGCGAGCCAAGGGTGTGGCGGCGGCCGTTGTGGTTGA
- a CDS encoding ADP-ribosylation factor-like protein 2, putative — MGLLKVIRKGKALEHEIRVLMLGLDNAGKTTILKRLNGEDTSRIEPTLGFNIKTLEHDGYQVNIWDVGGQKTIRSFWRNYFENTDALVWVVDSADAMRLEDSRSEIEELLSQDQMAQCTVLVFANKQDVTGALNVHEIQEQLGLDRIANERSWRIHGCSGISGEGIVEGFAWLVSDVARRIYTQDYVKR, encoded by the exons ATGGGACTCCTGAAGGTGATTCGCAAGGGCAAGGCCTTGGAACACGAAATTCGTGTGCTTATGCT CGGCCTTGACAACGCGGGAAAGACTACTATCCTCAAGCGCTTGAACGGCGAGGACACCTCGCGCATCGAGCCTACGCTCGGTTTCAACATAAAGACACTAGAACACGATGG CTACCAGGTGAACATCTGGGACGTTGGTGGACAGAAGACCATCCGGTCCTTCTGGCGCAACTACTTCGAAAACACCGATGCGCTGGTCTGGGTCGTGGATTCTGCGGACGCCATGCGCCTCGAGGACTCGCGCAGCGAGATAGAGGAGCTCCTGTCGCAAGAT CAAATGGCACAGTGCACGGTGCTGGTATTCGCCAACAAGCAGGACGTTACCGGAGCCCTCAACGTTCACGAAATTCAGGAG CAGCTCGGACTCGACCGAATCGCGAACGAGCGGAGCTGGCGCATCCACGGATGCAGCGGTATTAGCGGCGAAGGGATCGTCGAGGGCTTCGCATGGCTCGTGTCCGACGTCGCCCGCCGTATATACACGCAAGACTACGTCAAGCGGTGA